From the Brassica napus cultivar Da-Ae chromosome A8, Da-Ae, whole genome shotgun sequence genome, one window contains:
- the LOC106414126 gene encoding wall-associated receptor kinase 1-like, producing MKVHGVFLVAVFFYLAYTQLVNGQPHKDCQTSCGNVTVEYPFGTSPDCYYADDPEFHLTCNEKERLVFGDNFEVIDISHSGELRVMNNVSYTCYDRQGDSSDEASYIYTLDNVSLSHKNKFNVVGCNALALLSTFGPQNYSAGCVSTCNSPSTENGDCNGAGCCRTDVYVPLDNKKFLTVSARLQNMTSVYDFNPCIYAFLAENGTFHFDALGDLKNLRNVSQFPLVLDWSVGNQTCDQVENTSICGMNNSTCFNSARGKGYNCKCLEGFEGNPYLSNKHGCKDIDECTSKSTIHKHNCSDPSTCRNKVGSFYCKCRSGYRLDTTKMSCKRKDFGWATILLGTTIGFLSILLAVSCVRQKMKHRKNSQLRQKFFVQNGGGLLVQRLSGGETSNSNIKIFTEEGMKTATNGYDQSRILGQGGQGTVYKGILPDNSIVAIKKARLGDNSQVEQFINEVLVLSQINHRNVVKLLGCCLETEVPLLVYEFINSGTLFDHLHGSFSSLSLTWEHRLRIALEIAGTLAYLHSSASIPIIHRDVKTANILLDENLTAKVADFGASRLIPMDKEQLTTMVQGTLGYLDPEYYNTGLLNEKSDVYSFGVVLMELLSGQKALCFERPQYSKHLVSYFASAIKENRVYEVIDEKVMTEDNKMEIKEVARIAVECTRLMGEERPKMKEVAAELEGLRVTKDKHHWSAQYPEETEHLVGVEIISAQGGSSTTDYDSIKNVATLHIEAGR from the exons ATGAAGGTGCATGGTGTGTTCTTGGTGGCTGTTTTCTTCTACCTTGCATATACTCAGCTGGTCAATGGGCAACCTCACAAGGACTGCCAAACTAGTTGTGGCAACGTCACAGTTGAGTACCCTTTTGGCACTTCTCCAGATTGTTACTATGCCGACGATCCTGAATTCCATCTCACCTGTAACGAGAAAGAGAGGCTAGTATTTGGAGATAACTTTGAAGTCATCGACATTTCTCACAGCGGGGAGCTACGCGTCATGAACAATGTTTCATACACTTGCTACGACAGGCAAGGAGATTCGAGTGACGAGGCTTCCTACATTTACACGCTGGATAATGTATCTCTCTCCCACAAAAACAAGTTTAATGTAGTAGGCTGTAACGCTTTAGCACTTCTGAGCACTTTCGGACCGCAAAATTACTCAGCTGGATGCGTGTCAACATGTAACTCTCCATCGACGGAAAATGGAGACTGCAATGGTGCAGGTTGCTGCAGGACAGATGTCTATGTCCCGTTGGATAACAAAAAATTCCTCACAGTCTCAGCTCGTTTGCAGAACATGACTTCTGTGTATGACTTTAATCCTTGCATATACGCCTTTCTCGCCGAGAATGGTACTTTTCACTTTGATGCCTTGGGAGATCTTAAGAACCTACGGAATGTCAGCCAATTCCCTCTGGTACTGGATTGGTCTGTTGGAAACCAGACATGCGACCAAGTTGAAAACACAAGCATATGCGGTATGAACAACAGCACATGTTTCAATTCTGCTCGTGGGAAAGGGTATAACTGCAAATGTTTAGAAGGTTTTGAGGGGAATCCTTACCTTTCAAACAAACATGGTTGCAAAG ACATCGATGAGTGTACTAGTAAAAGTACTATCCATAAACATAACTGTTCGGATCCCAGCACCTGTAGAAACAAGGTTGGAAGCTTCTATTGTAAGTGTCGATCTGGTTACCGCTTAGATACTACCAAAATGAGTTGCAAGCGTAAAGACTTTGGATGGGCTACCATTCTTCTTG GAACAACCATTGGCTTCTTGTCCATCCTGCTTGCCGTTAGCTGTGTACGACAGAAAATGAAGCACCGGAAAAACAGTCAGCTCCGACAAAAATTCTTCGTACAAAATGGTGGCGGCTTGTTAGTACAGAGACTCTCAGGAGGAGAGACATCAAattctaatataaaaatattcactGAAGAAGGCATGAAGACTGCAACCAATGGTTATGACCAGAGCAGAATCCTTGGCCAGGGAGGCCAAGGAACAGTCTACAAAGGGATATTGCCTGACAACTCCATAGTTGCAATAAAGAAAGCTCGGCTTGGAGACAACAGCCAAGTAGAGCAGTTCATCAACGAAGTGCTAGTTCTTTCACAAATCAACCATAGAAACGTGGTCAAGCTCCTAGGATGTTGTCTGGAGACAGAAGTTCCCTTGCTGGTCTATGAGTTCATTAACAGTGGCACCCTTTTCGATCACTTGCACGGTTCCTTCTCTAGTCTTTCTCTTACATGGGAACACCGCCTGAGGATAGCCTTGGAGATAGCTGGAACTCTTGCATATCTTCACTCATCTGCTTCTATTCCAATCATCCACCGAGACGTCAAGACTGCTAATATTCTTTTGGATGAAAACTTAACTGCAAAGGTAGCTGACTTTGGTGCTTCAAGACTAATACCGATGGATAAAGAGCAGCTCACTACCATGGTGCAAGGAACTCTAGGCTACTTAGACCCAGAATACTACAATACGGGGCTGCTAAACGAAAAGAGTGATGTTTATAGCTTTGGGGTAGTCCTCATGGAACTGCTCTCAGGTCAAAAGGCATTGTGCTTTGAAAGGCCACAGTACTCTAAACATCTGGTCAGTTATTTTGCTTCTGCCATAAAAGAGAATAGGGTGTATGAGGTCATTGATGAGAAAGTGATGACCGAGGATAACAAGATGGAGATCAAGGAAGTTGCAAGAATTGCTGTTGAGTGTACAAGACTGATGGGAGAAGAAAGACCAAAGATGAAGGAAGTAGCTGCAGAGCTTGAGGGATTAAGAGTCACAAAAGACAAACATCATTGGTCCGCTCAATATCCCGAGGAGACTGAGCACTTGGTCGGTGTTGAAATCATATCGGCGCAAGGGGGTAGTAGTACCACTGACTATGATAGCATCAAGAATGTAGCAACGTTGCACATTGAAGCTGGTCGCTGA
- the LOC106425887 gene encoding uncharacterized protein LOC106425887, giving the protein MDGKLPQGVAVRGGASSYGGFDLQGPLSQHLQGLPFTMVSGQTCGHHLSEQHKGERESDDDEQPSFNEEATKGSPWQRVKWTDKMVKLLITAVSYIGDDSSMDGGGRRKFAALQKKGKWKSVSKVMSERGYHVSPQQCEDKFNDLNKRYKKLNDMLGRGTSCQVVENPKLLDSIGYLNDKEKDDVRKIMSSKQLFYEEMCSYHNGNRLHLPHDFALQRSLQVALRSRDDQHRVEDLDDEDHDGEGDEHDDDVDHGDCRVVGGPLKRARQSHSHSHEGVDHQGHVNSLECNKVTLALPQGGAESGRSASVQKQWIESRTLQLEEQKLQIQVELLELEKQRFRWERFSKKRDQELERMRMENERMKLENDRMGLELKQRVLGVEL; this is encoded by the coding sequence ATGGACGGGAAGCTTCCTCAAGGAGTTGCTGTTCGTGGTGGAGCTTCTTCCTACGGAGGATTCGATCTTCAAGGCCCCCTGAGCCAGCATCTCCAAGGTCTTCCCTTTACTATGGTTTCAGGACAAACCTGTGGTCATCACTTGTCTGAGCAGCATAAAGGCGAAAGAgagagtgatgatgatgaacaacCAAGTTTCAACGAGGAAGCAACTAAAGGGTCTCCATGGCAGCGAGTGAAGTGGACTGATAAGATGGTGAAGCTGTTGATAACCGCTGTGTCTTATATAGGTGATGACTCGTCTATGGATGGTGGCGGTAGAAGAAAGTTTGCTGCTTTACAGAAAAAGGGCAAGTGGAAGTCTGTTTCTAAGGTTATGTCTGAGAGAGGCTATCATGTTTCGCCTCAGCAGTGTGAGGATAAGTTTAATGATTTGAATAAACGTTATAAGAAGCTTAACGATATGCTTGGTAGAGGAACTTCTTGTCAGGTTGTTGAGAATCCTAAGCTTTTGGATTCTATTGGGTATTTGAATGATAAGGAGAAGGATGATGTAAGAAAAATCATGAGTTCTAAGCAGTTGTTCTATGAGGAGATGTGTTCTTACCACAATGGGAACAGGTTGCATTTGCCTCATGACTTTGCTTTGCAGCGCTCGCTTCAGGTTGCGCTTAGAAGCAGAGATGATCAGCATCGAGTTGAGGATCTTGATGATGAGGATCATGATGGGGAAGGTGATGAgcatgatgatgatgttgaccATGGGGATTGTAGGGTTGTTGGTGGTCCTTTGAAGAGGGCGAGACAGAGCCATAGCCATAGCCATGAAGGTGTTGATCATCAGGGCCATGTGAATTCTCTGGAATGCAATAAGGTCACTTTGGCTCTACCTCAAGGTGGGGCTGAGAGTGGGAGGTCAGCTTCTGTTCAGAAGCAGTGGATTGAGTCTAGGACTCTCCAGCTAGAAGAGCAGAAGCTTCAGATTCAAGTTGAATTGCTGGAATTGGAGAAACAGAGATTCAGGTGGGAGAGGTTTAGCAAGAAAAGAGATCAAGAGCTAGAGAGAATGAGGATGGAGAATGAGAGGATGAAACTTGAGAATGATAGGATGGGACTGGAGTTGAAACAAAGGGTGCTGGGTGTTGAGTTATAA
- the LOC106414339 gene encoding eukaryotic translation initiation factor 5B isoform X2 has protein sequence MDRKNTSACRGDEDHPFALSFKGGENPKNKSYNVRFDLLGIEDYNEEAEDDVNVELSDELMLGRQVTEETNSKSEDLGENSRSKKKKKNKSGKTAHEEEDLDKILAELGITPVSPAQPELVAPSDCSKDGEEETVLSASSKKRKKKKDKDKKVYASSVEAKDEPSQPHKKVPKHILEMQEMVARRKEAEEMKKKEEEEKLRKEEEERRIQEEREREAEEIKQKRKIREKEKMLKKKQEGGILTEKQKRDKAFKNKMLSDAGMLLASDKQGDSSKRPVYGNKRKPARTKANDSGSVQVKDHANVTATLHDIDSAVKEKKQEAGDEEDDWEAKSDDSVDIMGDYDDREDAPWLVVKKEIKDTAAKAHCSGPVTSDRLALKAEVADKPKESRPKVDDATRPKDATKRGNDSEVNEVAKESLRSPICCIMGHVDTGKTKLLDCIRGTNVQEGEAGGITQQIGATYFPAENIRERTKELRPDAKLKVPGLFVIDTPGHESFSNLRSRGSNLCDIAILVVDIMHGLEPQTIESLNLLRKRNTEFIVALNKVDRLYGWKTCKNAPIEKALALQSKDVVIEFNMRLTQVITQFKEQGLNTEIYYKNKEMGDTFSIVPTSAISGEGIPDMLLYLVMWSQKTMVEKLTFVDKVQCTVLEVKVIPGHGTTIDVVLVNGVLHEGDQIVACGSQGPIITTVRSLLTPHPMKELRVKGTYQHHREVKAAQCIKITAQGLEHAVAGTSLHVIGPDVDVDEAKKTAMEDMKSVMSLVDKSGEGVYVQASTLGSLEALLEFLKSPDVKIPVSGIGLGPVHKKDIMKAGVMLEKKKEYATVLAFDVKITTEARELADNMGVKILSADIIYHLFDQFKGYVKDVRDEERKETASEVVFPCVLKILPNHVFKRGNPIILGVEVIDGILKVGTPMCFLKEIGKSRVFVDLGRVASIHKDKKPLDDAKKGQQVAIKIVASNPGEEKMFGEDFDIEDELVSHISRRSIDILKTLYRDELKNELKLVLKLKMLFKIQ, from the exons ATGGATCGGAAGAACACGAGCGCGTGTAGAGGAGACGAAGATCATCCCTTTGCCTTGTCCTTCAAGGGAGGTGAAAACCCTAAGAATAAATCATATAATGTAAGGTTTGATCTGCTTGGTATTGAAGATTACAACGAAGAGGCAGAGGATGATGTTAATGTTGAATTGAGTGATGAGTTAATGCTTGGAAGACAAGTTACCGAAGAAACTAATAGTAAGAGTGAGGATCTTGGGGAAAACTCAAGGagtaagaaaaagaagaagaacaagagtgGAAAGACTgcacatgaagaagaagatttggACAAGATTCTTGCAGAACTTGGGATAACTCCTGTTTCACCAGCACAACCTGAACTAGTTGCACCTTCAGATTGCTCAAaggatggagaagaagagactGTCCTGTCAGCTTCatcaaagaaaaggaaaaagaagaaggacaaGGACAAGAAAGTGTATGCTTCTTCCGTGGAGGCTAAGGATGAGCCATCACAGCCTCATAAGAAAGTTCCTAAACACATTCTAGAGATGCAAGAGATGGTTGCGCGGAGGAAAGAAGCcgaagagatgaagaagaaggaagaggaagagaagctgAGGAAAGAGGAAGAGGAGCGACGAATTCAGGAAGAGCGAGAAAGGGAAGCTGAAGAGATTAAACAGAAGAGGAAGATAAGGGAAAAGGAGAAGATgctgaagaagaagcaagagggAGGGATTCTAACTGAGAAGCAGAAGAGGGACAAGGCTTTCAAGAACAAGATGTTGTCTGATGCTGGAATGCTTCTTGCTTCAGACAAACAGGGTGATTCCTCAAAGCGTCCTGTTTACGGCAACAAAAGAAAACCAGCTCGGACAAAAGCAAACGACTCTGGTTCTGTCCAGGTGAAAGATCATGCAAATGTAACAGCTACGTTGCATGACATAGATTCAGCTGTCAAGGAAAAGAAACAAGAAGCTGGTGATGAGGAGGATGATTGGGAAGCAAAAAGTGATGATTCTGTTGATATAATGGGTGATTATGATGATCGGGAAGATGCACCTTGGCTTGTGGTTAAGAAAGAGATAAAAGACACTGCTGCAAAGGCCCATTGTTCAG GTCCTGTCACCTCTGATAGACTAGCATTGAAGGCTGAAGTTGCAGACAAGCCAAAAGAATCTAGACCTAAGGTGGATGATGCTACTAGGCCAAAGGATGCTACTAAAAGGGGTAATGACTCAGAAGTTAATGAAGTTGCTAAAGAAAGTCTTCGGTCTCCCATTTGCTGCATCATGGGCCATGTTGATACTGGTAAAACCAAGCTGTTGGATTGCATCAGAGGAACAAATGTTCAGGAAGGAGAAGCAGGAGGTATCACTCAGCAGATTGGTGCAACTTATTTCCCTGCAGAAAACATCCGTGAGAGGACCAAGGAGTTAAGACCTGATGCAAAACTCAAGGTGCCAGGTCTATTTGTTATTGATACGCCAGGACACGAGTCATTCTCAAATCTACGGTCAAGGGGTTCAAACTTGTGTGACATTGCAATTCTAGTGGTGGATATAATGCATGGTCTAGAGCCACAAACTATAGAGTCTCTTAATCTTTTGAGAAAGAGGAACACAGAGTTCATTGTTGCCTTGAATAAG GTGGATAGGCTATATGGGTGGAAAACATGCAAGAATGCTCCTATAGAGAAGGCTCTGGCACTGCAATCCAAAGATGTGGTTATTGAATTTAACATGAGGCTTACTCAG GTTATAACCCAGTTCAAAGAACAAGGACTCAACACTGAGATTTATTACAAGAACAAAGAAATGGGAGACACTTTCAGTATTGTGCCTACTAGTGCTATTAg TGGGGAAGGGATTCCAGATATGTTGCTATATTTGGTTATGTGGTCTCAGAAAACAATGGTTGAGAAACTTACATTTGTTGACAAAGTGCAG TGTACCGTCCTTGAGGTCAAAGTTATTCCAGGCCATGGTACAACAATTGATGTTGTTTTGGTCAACGGTGTACTCCATGAAGGTGATCAAATCGTTGCTTGTGGGTCACAG GGACCAATTATAACAACTGTCAGATCACTATTGACTCCTCATCCTATGAAAGAGCTACGTGTGAAG GGTACATATCAGCATCATAGAGAAGTAAAGGCTGCGCAATGTATCAAGATAACTGCACAG gGCCTTGAACACGCCGTTGCTGGTACTTCCTTACATGTGATTGGACCTGATGTGGACGTGGACGAAGCCAAGAAAACAGCCATGGAAGATATGAAGTCAGTCATGAGCTTGGTTGACAAAAGTGGTGAAGGAGTTTACGTACAAGCTTCAACGTTAGGATCTTTGGAAGCATTACTAGAGTTCTTGAAGTCACCAGATGTAAAAATACCTGTAAGTGGTATTGGCCTAGGACCAGTGCATAAAAAGGATATCATGAAGGCCGGTGTAATgctagagaagaagaaagagtacGCTACGGTTTTGGCTTTTGACGTGAAGATAACTACTGAGGCTCGCGAACTAGCTGACAACATGGGAGTCAAGATCCTCTCCGCTGATATTATCTATCATCTGTTTGATCAGTTCAAGGGTTATGTCAAGGATGTCCGAGATGAAGAAAGGAAAGAAACAGCATCTGAAGTAGTGTTTCCATGTGTCCTTAAGATTTTACCAAACCATGTCTTCAAAAGAGGAAACCCAATCATCCTTGGAGTCGAGGTCATCGATGGTATACTCAAG GTTGGAACTCCCATGTGCTTTCTAAAAGAGATTGGGAAGTCGAGAGTGTTTGTGGACCTTGGTCGAGTTGCATCTATTCACAAAGACAAGAAGCCACTTGACGATGCCAAGAAAGGCCAGCAGGTTGCTATTAAG ATCGTTGCCTCTAACCCTGGAGAAGAGAAAATGTTTGGGGAGGACTTTGATATAGAAGACGAGCTTGTCAGTCATATTTCTAGGAGATCCATCGACATACTCAAAACACTCTACAGG GATGAGTTGAAGAACGAGTTGAAGCTTGTTTTGAAACTTAAAATGTTGTTCAAGATACAATAG
- the LOC106414339 gene encoding eukaryotic translation initiation factor 5B isoform X1 produces the protein MDRKNTSACRGDEDHPFALSFKGGENPKNKSYNVRFDLLGIEDYNEEAEDDVNVELSDELMLGRQVTEETNSKSEDLGENSRSKKKKKNKSGKTAHEEEDLDKILAELGITPVSPAQPELVAPSDCSKDGEEETVLSASSKKRKKKKDKDKKVYASSVEAKDEPSQPHKKVPKHILEMQEMVARRKEAEEMKKKEEEEKLRKEEEERRIQEEREREAEEIKQKRKIREKEKMLKKKQEGGILTEKQKRDKAFKNKMLSDAGMLLASDKQGDSSKRPVYGNKRKPARTKANDSGSVQVKDHANVTATLHDIDSAVKEKKQEAGDEEDDWEAKSDDSVDIMGDYDDREDAPWLVVKKEIKDTAAKAHCSGEDKLNTNSFVPCLFFNLGYNTGPVTSDRLALKAEVADKPKESRPKVDDATRPKDATKRGNDSEVNEVAKESLRSPICCIMGHVDTGKTKLLDCIRGTNVQEGEAGGITQQIGATYFPAENIRERTKELRPDAKLKVPGLFVIDTPGHESFSNLRSRGSNLCDIAILVVDIMHGLEPQTIESLNLLRKRNTEFIVALNKVDRLYGWKTCKNAPIEKALALQSKDVVIEFNMRLTQVITQFKEQGLNTEIYYKNKEMGDTFSIVPTSAISGEGIPDMLLYLVMWSQKTMVEKLTFVDKVQCTVLEVKVIPGHGTTIDVVLVNGVLHEGDQIVACGSQGPIITTVRSLLTPHPMKELRVKGTYQHHREVKAAQCIKITAQGLEHAVAGTSLHVIGPDVDVDEAKKTAMEDMKSVMSLVDKSGEGVYVQASTLGSLEALLEFLKSPDVKIPVSGIGLGPVHKKDIMKAGVMLEKKKEYATVLAFDVKITTEARELADNMGVKILSADIIYHLFDQFKGYVKDVRDEERKETASEVVFPCVLKILPNHVFKRGNPIILGVEVIDGILKVGTPMCFLKEIGKSRVFVDLGRVASIHKDKKPLDDAKKGQQVAIKIVASNPGEEKMFGEDFDIEDELVSHISRRSIDILKTLYRVRFDKSLLFSRHFCRKYCSEN, from the exons ATGGATCGGAAGAACACGAGCGCGTGTAGAGGAGACGAAGATCATCCCTTTGCCTTGTCCTTCAAGGGAGGTGAAAACCCTAAGAATAAATCATATAATGTAAGGTTTGATCTGCTTGGTATTGAAGATTACAACGAAGAGGCAGAGGATGATGTTAATGTTGAATTGAGTGATGAGTTAATGCTTGGAAGACAAGTTACCGAAGAAACTAATAGTAAGAGTGAGGATCTTGGGGAAAACTCAAGGagtaagaaaaagaagaagaacaagagtgGAAAGACTgcacatgaagaagaagatttggACAAGATTCTTGCAGAACTTGGGATAACTCCTGTTTCACCAGCACAACCTGAACTAGTTGCACCTTCAGATTGCTCAAaggatggagaagaagagactGTCCTGTCAGCTTCatcaaagaaaaggaaaaagaagaaggacaaGGACAAGAAAGTGTATGCTTCTTCCGTGGAGGCTAAGGATGAGCCATCACAGCCTCATAAGAAAGTTCCTAAACACATTCTAGAGATGCAAGAGATGGTTGCGCGGAGGAAAGAAGCcgaagagatgaagaagaaggaagaggaagagaagctgAGGAAAGAGGAAGAGGAGCGACGAATTCAGGAAGAGCGAGAAAGGGAAGCTGAAGAGATTAAACAGAAGAGGAAGATAAGGGAAAAGGAGAAGATgctgaagaagaagcaagagggAGGGATTCTAACTGAGAAGCAGAAGAGGGACAAGGCTTTCAAGAACAAGATGTTGTCTGATGCTGGAATGCTTCTTGCTTCAGACAAACAGGGTGATTCCTCAAAGCGTCCTGTTTACGGCAACAAAAGAAAACCAGCTCGGACAAAAGCAAACGACTCTGGTTCTGTCCAGGTGAAAGATCATGCAAATGTAACAGCTACGTTGCATGACATAGATTCAGCTGTCAAGGAAAAGAAACAAGAAGCTGGTGATGAGGAGGATGATTGGGAAGCAAAAAGTGATGATTCTGTTGATATAATGGGTGATTATGATGATCGGGAAGATGCACCTTGGCTTGTGGTTAAGAAAGAGATAAAAGACACTGCTGCAAAGGCCCATTGTTCAGGTGAGGATAAACTAAACACTAATTCTTTTGTCCCTTGTCTGTTTTTTAATCTAGGTTACAATACAGGTCCTGTCACCTCTGATAGACTAGCATTGAAGGCTGAAGTTGCAGACAAGCCAAAAGAATCTAGACCTAAGGTGGATGATGCTACTAGGCCAAAGGATGCTACTAAAAGGGGTAATGACTCAGAAGTTAATGAAGTTGCTAAAGAAAGTCTTCGGTCTCCCATTTGCTGCATCATGGGCCATGTTGATACTGGTAAAACCAAGCTGTTGGATTGCATCAGAGGAACAAATGTTCAGGAAGGAGAAGCAGGAGGTATCACTCAGCAGATTGGTGCAACTTATTTCCCTGCAGAAAACATCCGTGAGAGGACCAAGGAGTTAAGACCTGATGCAAAACTCAAGGTGCCAGGTCTATTTGTTATTGATACGCCAGGACACGAGTCATTCTCAAATCTACGGTCAAGGGGTTCAAACTTGTGTGACATTGCAATTCTAGTGGTGGATATAATGCATGGTCTAGAGCCACAAACTATAGAGTCTCTTAATCTTTTGAGAAAGAGGAACACAGAGTTCATTGTTGCCTTGAATAAG GTGGATAGGCTATATGGGTGGAAAACATGCAAGAATGCTCCTATAGAGAAGGCTCTGGCACTGCAATCCAAAGATGTGGTTATTGAATTTAACATGAGGCTTACTCAG GTTATAACCCAGTTCAAAGAACAAGGACTCAACACTGAGATTTATTACAAGAACAAAGAAATGGGAGACACTTTCAGTATTGTGCCTACTAGTGCTATTAg TGGGGAAGGGATTCCAGATATGTTGCTATATTTGGTTATGTGGTCTCAGAAAACAATGGTTGAGAAACTTACATTTGTTGACAAAGTGCAG TGTACCGTCCTTGAGGTCAAAGTTATTCCAGGCCATGGTACAACAATTGATGTTGTTTTGGTCAACGGTGTACTCCATGAAGGTGATCAAATCGTTGCTTGTGGGTCACAG GGACCAATTATAACAACTGTCAGATCACTATTGACTCCTCATCCTATGAAAGAGCTACGTGTGAAG GGTACATATCAGCATCATAGAGAAGTAAAGGCTGCGCAATGTATCAAGATAACTGCACAG gGCCTTGAACACGCCGTTGCTGGTACTTCCTTACATGTGATTGGACCTGATGTGGACGTGGACGAAGCCAAGAAAACAGCCATGGAAGATATGAAGTCAGTCATGAGCTTGGTTGACAAAAGTGGTGAAGGAGTTTACGTACAAGCTTCAACGTTAGGATCTTTGGAAGCATTACTAGAGTTCTTGAAGTCACCAGATGTAAAAATACCTGTAAGTGGTATTGGCCTAGGACCAGTGCATAAAAAGGATATCATGAAGGCCGGTGTAATgctagagaagaagaaagagtacGCTACGGTTTTGGCTTTTGACGTGAAGATAACTACTGAGGCTCGCGAACTAGCTGACAACATGGGAGTCAAGATCCTCTCCGCTGATATTATCTATCATCTGTTTGATCAGTTCAAGGGTTATGTCAAGGATGTCCGAGATGAAGAAAGGAAAGAAACAGCATCTGAAGTAGTGTTTCCATGTGTCCTTAAGATTTTACCAAACCATGTCTTCAAAAGAGGAAACCCAATCATCCTTGGAGTCGAGGTCATCGATGGTATACTCAAG GTTGGAACTCCCATGTGCTTTCTAAAAGAGATTGGGAAGTCGAGAGTGTTTGTGGACCTTGGTCGAGTTGCATCTATTCACAAAGACAAGAAGCCACTTGACGATGCCAAGAAAGGCCAGCAGGTTGCTATTAAG ATCGTTGCCTCTAACCCTGGAGAAGAGAAAATGTTTGGGGAGGACTTTGATATAGAAGACGAGCTTGTCAGTCATATTTCTAGGAGATCCATCGACATACTCAAAACACTCTACAGGGTAAGGTTTGACAAGTCTCTCTTGTTCTCCAGGCATTTTTGTCGAAAATATTGTTCGGAAAATTAA